The Frondihabitans australicus genome includes a region encoding these proteins:
- a CDS encoding SDR family NAD(P)-dependent oxidoreductase: MTDRLTGKKILVTGAASGIGRQVATRFVAEGARVAFADRDQPGAATAAQAALEAAGAGAEALAIDMDITDEQSVTAAYAAVADRGWTLDVVVANAGVQLFGRDAKAADLDLDVWKATVDVNLTGTFLTVKHAVRGFVEHGGGSLILTGSPTGLNGEGQDFTAYSTTKAGIHGMARTVAAAYAGQGVRANVVVPGYTETPLVTTISGDPSSRAAIVSRTPLGRPGRPEDVEGIMVYLASDESSFATGAIFRVDGGMTSL; this comes from the coding sequence ATGACCGACAGACTCACCGGCAAGAAGATCCTCGTGACGGGGGCGGCCTCCGGCATCGGCCGGCAGGTCGCCACCCGGTTCGTCGCCGAGGGGGCGAGGGTGGCCTTCGCCGACCGCGACCAGCCCGGCGCCGCGACGGCCGCCCAGGCCGCACTCGAGGCGGCTGGCGCAGGAGCCGAGGCCCTCGCCATCGACATGGACATCACCGACGAGCAGTCGGTCACCGCGGCGTACGCGGCCGTCGCCGACCGCGGCTGGACGCTCGACGTGGTGGTCGCGAACGCCGGCGTGCAGCTGTTCGGGCGCGACGCGAAGGCCGCCGACCTCGACCTCGACGTGTGGAAGGCGACCGTCGATGTCAACCTGACCGGCACGTTCCTCACGGTGAAGCATGCGGTTCGCGGGTTCGTCGAGCACGGGGGAGGGTCGCTGATCCTGACCGGAAGCCCCACGGGTCTCAACGGCGAGGGTCAGGACTTCACGGCGTACTCGACCACGAAGGCGGGGATCCACGGCATGGCTCGCACCGTCGCCGCCGCGTACGCGGGGCAGGGCGTGCGCGCCAACGTGGTGGTTCCCGGCTACACCGAGACGCCGCTCGTGACAACTATCTCGGGCGATCCGTCGTCGCGGGCGGCGATCGTCTCGCGCACGCCGCTCGGCCGCCCGGGCCGCCCCGAGGACGTCGAGGGGATCATGGTCTATCTCGCGAGCGACGAGTCGTCGTTCGCCACGGGGGCGATCTTCCGGGTCGACGGCGGGATGACGTCGCTGTAG
- a CDS encoding glycosyl hydrolase: MALADIRRDFQDPPIEFRPEVRWWLAEGLHTDATLRDEIDTAHRLGFGGMEFLAMDEQAIDHSRYGWGAEEWVHDSQIVVEETTKRDMAVSFTSGTNWSNANLPNITPDHVASAKELDVLVEDLAAGAGRTGALPQVDLAAPPPAESMLPGERGEIHDQHFVAAIAARVVAERDGHTPGVLSVDSVVDLTDQVQGAGSAEPTLDFTAPDDGDWKLFVFWSHGTGQTASPSAGINYTVTYLDPEGAQAVIDYWDTVILTPELRAEIAKNPRAQMYMDSLELSVYGAGGLFWGHTVAAEFESRRGYSILPWLPFLTRTVPMMASTTRYHWDAEAADAITIDKVRFDYVKTLTDLYIENMLRPFGKFLRESGMTLRSEISYGLPFELTRPGPEVDGIENESLEFGSQIDAYRLLAGPAHLFGKQYSSETGATTRNHILNHRFYDQIIATQLAAGITKTVLHGWASTAGAEGVTTWPGHEGMWGMFSERFDTRQPASEFYPEWTAAVGRVQYLLRRGLPRIDVGILRTDHFTDNTSGMTFRGPDGKRWPDEVAYGTWWMRNRENFWWEDLGMQDAGWTYEFFDGSLLRRDDVSFDGTLVQPGGPGYQALIVYQSTLEVDDAAHLLDWAKQGLKVVFVHGARELACLAAGTYTTHEKAGSRTPGLDGRDDELAQVVAELLQQPSVVAVDSPAASLQALRDLGVVGRAEFTADNTTVLSHLRHDGDLTHLYLYNFLYDNGSPTAVEVSLPGHGTPWRLDPWSGALRPVAGSRSVSTPEGGDRTLITVELDPGEIALVTLDRSAAPAADSSLPLRRDLATLDDWTIAVESWDAGELQVITEDRGLGYVTTEVKPLTAVTPLAAATRTLAPWTELAEVGPDVSGVGSYETVFTVEALPAGGDRILLDLGSTSGGLGAVQVNGSEPVGFDTSHPVVDVTSLVRSGSNELTVRVSSSLNNRLLARGYYDELHDIGAEFLGIDQTQQTSPQPYGLVGPVRLVHESH, from the coding sequence GTGGCACTCGCCGACATCCGACGCGACTTCCAGGATCCGCCCATCGAATTCCGGCCGGAGGTCCGCTGGTGGCTCGCCGAGGGTCTCCACACCGACGCGACGCTCCGCGACGAGATCGACACCGCGCACCGCCTCGGCTTCGGCGGCATGGAGTTCCTCGCCATGGACGAGCAGGCGATCGACCACTCGCGCTACGGCTGGGGAGCCGAGGAATGGGTGCACGACTCGCAGATCGTCGTCGAGGAGACGACGAAGCGCGACATGGCCGTGAGCTTCACCTCCGGCACGAACTGGTCGAATGCGAACCTCCCGAACATCACGCCCGACCACGTCGCGAGCGCCAAAGAGCTCGACGTCCTCGTCGAGGACCTCGCCGCGGGCGCGGGCCGCACGGGCGCCCTGCCCCAGGTCGACCTGGCCGCGCCGCCGCCCGCCGAGAGCATGCTTCCCGGCGAGCGCGGCGAGATCCACGACCAGCACTTCGTCGCCGCGATCGCGGCACGCGTCGTGGCCGAGCGCGACGGCCACACGCCGGGCGTCCTCTCCGTCGACAGCGTCGTCGACCTCACCGACCAGGTGCAGGGCGCAGGATCCGCGGAGCCCACCCTCGACTTCACGGCCCCCGACGACGGCGACTGGAAGCTCTTCGTCTTCTGGTCGCACGGCACCGGCCAGACCGCCTCCCCGTCCGCCGGCATCAACTACACGGTGACCTACCTCGACCCCGAGGGCGCCCAGGCCGTCATCGACTACTGGGACACCGTGATCCTGACGCCCGAGCTCCGCGCCGAGATCGCGAAGAACCCGCGCGCCCAGATGTACATGGACTCCCTCGAGCTCAGCGTCTACGGCGCGGGCGGGCTGTTCTGGGGGCACACGGTGGCGGCCGAGTTCGAGTCGCGGCGCGGGTACTCGATCCTGCCCTGGCTGCCGTTCCTCACGCGGACGGTGCCGATGATGGCCAGCACGACCCGCTACCACTGGGACGCCGAGGCCGCCGACGCGATCACGATCGACAAGGTGCGCTTCGACTACGTGAAGACGCTCACCGACCTCTACATCGAGAACATGCTGCGCCCGTTCGGGAAGTTCCTGCGTGAGAGCGGCATGACCCTCCGGTCGGAGATCTCGTACGGCCTGCCGTTCGAGCTGACCCGCCCCGGGCCCGAGGTCGACGGCATCGAGAACGAGTCGCTCGAGTTCGGCTCGCAGATCGACGCGTACCGTCTGCTCGCCGGGCCGGCGCACCTCTTCGGCAAGCAGTACTCGTCCGAGACCGGTGCGACGACGCGCAACCACATCCTGAACCACCGCTTCTACGACCAGATCATCGCGACGCAGCTCGCCGCCGGCATCACCAAGACCGTGCTGCACGGCTGGGCGTCGACCGCAGGAGCCGAGGGCGTCACCACCTGGCCCGGCCACGAGGGCATGTGGGGCATGTTCTCGGAGCGCTTCGACACGAGGCAGCCGGCGTCGGAGTTCTACCCCGAGTGGACGGCGGCGGTGGGCCGGGTGCAGTACCTGCTGCGGAGAGGCCTTCCGCGGATCGACGTGGGGATCCTGCGCACCGACCACTTCACCGACAACACGTCGGGCATGACGTTCCGCGGGCCGGACGGCAAGCGCTGGCCCGACGAGGTCGCCTACGGCACCTGGTGGATGCGCAACCGAGAGAATTTCTGGTGGGAAGACCTCGGCATGCAGGACGCCGGATGGACCTACGAGTTCTTCGACGGCTCGCTGCTGCGCCGCGACGACGTGTCGTTCGACGGCACGCTCGTGCAGCCCGGCGGCCCCGGCTACCAGGCGCTCATCGTCTACCAGTCGACGCTCGAGGTCGACGACGCCGCGCACCTGCTCGACTGGGCGAAGCAGGGGCTCAAGGTCGTCTTCGTGCACGGCGCGCGCGAGCTCGCCTGCCTCGCGGCGGGCACGTACACGACGCACGAGAAGGCCGGGTCGCGGACGCCGGGGCTCGACGGGCGCGACGACGAGCTCGCGCAGGTGGTCGCCGAGCTCCTGCAGCAGCCGAGCGTGGTCGCGGTCGACTCTCCCGCGGCGTCGCTCCAGGCGCTGCGCGACCTCGGCGTGGTCGGCCGCGCCGAGTTCACCGCCGACAACACGACGGTGCTGAGCCACCTCCGGCACGACGGCGACCTCACGCACCTCTACCTCTACAACTTCCTCTACGACAACGGCTCGCCGACCGCGGTCGAGGTGTCGCTGCCCGGTCACGGCACGCCCTGGCGTCTCGACCCGTGGTCGGGCGCGCTCCGGCCGGTCGCAGGATCGCGGAGCGTCTCGACGCCCGAGGGCGGCGACCGCACGCTGATCACCGTCGAGCTGGACCCGGGCGAGATCGCCCTCGTGACGCTCGACCGTTCCGCCGCGCCGGCCGCCGACTCGTCGCTGCCGCTGCGCCGCGACCTCGCCACGCTCGACGACTGGACCATCGCCGTCGAGAGCTGGGACGCCGGCGAGCTGCAGGTGATCACCGAGGATCGCGGGCTGGGCTACGTCACCACCGAGGTGAAACCCCTCACTGCGGTTACTCCTCTGGCCGCGGCGACGCGCACGCTCGCCCCGTGGACGGAGCTGGCCGAGGTCGGCCCGGACGTCTCGGGCGTGGGGTCGTACGAGACCGTGTTCACCGTCGAAGCGCTGCCGGCGGGCGGCGATCGGATCCTGCTCGATCTGGGCTCGACCTCGGGCGGTCTCGGTGCGGTGCAGGTGAACGGGTCGGAGCCGGTCGGGTTCGACACCTCGCACCCCGTCGTCGACGTGACGTCGCTCGTGCGGTCGGGTTCCAATGAGCTCACAGTGCGGGTGTCGTCGTCGCTCAACAACCGCCTGCTGGCGCGCGGCTACTACGACGAGCTGCACGACATCGGGGCCGAGTTCCTCGGGATCGACCAGACGCAGCAGACCAGCCCGCAGCCGTACGGGCTCGTGGGCCCGGTGCGGCTCGTGCACGAGTCGCACTAG
- a CDS encoding oxidoreductase, with product MTDATAADALPALPGGTFTMADDLTVTRMGYGAMQLAGPHVFGPPKDHDEALRVLRTVVEMGITHIDTSDFYGPFVTNRLIKEALHPYPAGLHLVTKIGSVRDDEGNWIPSHSPESLREQVESNLTNLGLDQLDVVNVRVGGFDSPTPGSIAGPFEAAAAMQQEGLIKHLGVSTVNAEQIAEAQSIAPIVTVQNFYNLANRQDDALIDSLAAQGISYAPYFPLGGFSPLQSSTLDDVATRLGATPMAVALAWLLQRSPNILLIPGTSSVAHLRDNVAGAALTLDDEALSALNALA from the coding sequence ATGACAGACGCGACAGCAGCAGACGCACTCCCCGCTCTTCCCGGCGGCACCTTCACGATGGCCGACGACCTCACCGTCACGCGCATGGGCTACGGCGCGATGCAGCTCGCCGGCCCGCACGTGTTCGGGCCGCCGAAGGACCACGACGAGGCTCTCCGCGTGCTCCGGACCGTGGTCGAAATGGGCATCACGCACATCGACACGTCCGACTTCTACGGGCCCTTCGTCACCAACCGCCTCATCAAGGAGGCGCTGCACCCCTACCCCGCCGGCCTCCACCTCGTCACGAAGATCGGTTCGGTGCGCGACGACGAGGGCAACTGGATCCCGTCGCACAGCCCCGAGTCGCTGCGCGAGCAGGTCGAGAGCAACCTGACGAACCTGGGTCTCGACCAGCTCGACGTCGTGAACGTGCGCGTCGGAGGCTTCGACAGCCCGACTCCCGGGTCGATCGCCGGGCCCTTCGAGGCGGCCGCTGCGATGCAGCAGGAGGGGCTCATCAAGCACCTCGGAGTCAGCACCGTGAACGCCGAGCAGATCGCCGAGGCACAGTCGATCGCGCCGATCGTGACGGTGCAGAACTTCTACAACCTCGCCAATCGGCAGGACGACGCGCTCATCGACTCGCTCGCCGCGCAGGGCATCTCGTACGCGCCGTACTTCCCGCTGGGCGGATTCTCGCCGCTCCAGTCGTCGACGCTCGACGACGTCGCGACCCGCCTCGGGGCGACGCCGATGGCCGTGGCCCTCGCCTGGCTGCTGCAGCGATCGCCGAACATCCTGCTGATTCCGGGCACGTCGTCCGTCGCGCACCTCCGCGACAACGTCGCAGGAGCAGCGCTCACGCTCGACGACGAGGCCCTCTCCGCTCTGAACGCCCTCGCGTAG
- a CDS encoding oxidoreductase, with translation MADATSLYEAAGGAEGLLAPAEAWHARCLADPVVSHAFSHPGQHPDHLRRLAAYWGEALGGPAVYSSSIADESFVVRLHSGNGEHRDMDDRAIACFEGAIADVGLDRDAAVGASLVSYFAAATRRLAEHPAGVAGIPDGLPVPRWSVSGPG, from the coding sequence ATGGCCGACGCCACGTCTCTCTACGAGGCCGCGGGCGGTGCCGAGGGTCTCCTCGCGCCCGCGGAGGCCTGGCACGCGCGCTGCCTGGCCGACCCGGTCGTGAGCCACGCCTTCTCGCACCCCGGGCAGCACCCCGATCACCTGCGTCGCTTGGCCGCCTACTGGGGCGAGGCGCTCGGCGGGCCGGCCGTCTACTCGTCGTCGATCGCCGACGAGAGCTTCGTCGTACGGCTGCACTCCGGCAACGGAGAGCACCGCGACATGGACGACCGCGCCATCGCGTGCTTCGAGGGGGCCATCGCCGACGTGGGGCTCGACCGTGACGCGGCGGTCGGAGCCTCTCTCGTGTCGTACTTCGCGGCAGCCACTCGGCGGCTCGCCGAGCATCCGGCCGGGGTCGCGGGGATCCCGGACGGGCTGCCCGTGCCCCGATGGAGCGTCAGCGGCCCGGGGTAG
- a CDS encoding aldo/keto reductase, producing MPALIDTFTLSNGVTIPKIGFGTWQIPDGPVAYDSVAAALEAGYRHIDTARAYGNEASVGRAIRDSGIPRDEIFVTTKLPAEVKNADAARASFETTMSALEMDYVDLYLIHAPWPWNDMGSDHRAGNIEVWKVLEEVYDAKRSRSIGVSNFNVADLENLASATDITPHANQIRWFVGFTQGDTTAYCKERDILVEGYSPLATGAILDNADVASIAAKYDKSVAQLCIRYLLEKDVLPLPKTTTPSRIVENADVDFVISGSDLEFLDGLTDTTA from the coding sequence ATGCCCGCTCTCATCGACACGTTCACCCTGTCCAACGGCGTCACGATCCCGAAGATCGGCTTCGGCACGTGGCAGATCCCCGACGGACCCGTCGCCTACGACTCGGTGGCCGCAGCCCTCGAGGCCGGCTACCGCCACATCGACACCGCCCGCGCCTACGGCAACGAGGCCAGTGTCGGCCGCGCGATCCGCGACTCGGGGATCCCGCGCGACGAGATCTTCGTCACGACCAAGCTTCCCGCCGAGGTGAAGAACGCCGACGCCGCCCGCGCCAGCTTCGAGACGACGATGTCGGCCCTCGAGATGGACTACGTCGACCTGTACCTGATCCACGCGCCGTGGCCGTGGAACGACATGGGCTCCGACCACCGCGCCGGCAACATCGAGGTCTGGAAGGTGCTCGAGGAGGTCTACGACGCCAAGCGCTCCCGCTCGATCGGCGTGTCGAACTTCAACGTCGCCGACCTCGAGAACCTGGCCTCGGCGACCGACATCACGCCGCACGCGAATCAGATCCGGTGGTTCGTCGGCTTCACGCAAGGCGACACGACCGCCTACTGCAAGGAGCGCGACATCCTCGTCGAGGGCTACTCGCCGCTCGCGACCGGCGCCATTCTCGACAACGCCGACGTGGCCTCGATCGCGGCGAAGTACGACAAGAGCGTCGCGCAGCTCTGCATCCGCTACCTCCTCGAGAAGGACGTCCTGCCCCTGCCGAAGACCACGACGCCGTCGCGCATCGTCGAGAACGCCGACGTCGACTTCGTCATCTCGGGCTCCGACCTCGAGTTCCTCGACGGGCTGACCGACACGACCGCGTAG
- a CDS encoding MFS transporter, producing MTTSVAEQKKRPNEWWVAVISGMASYIDSAAIVSSGTALVLYQQAKTVSATEIGVLSAALTFSIAIGALSGGRLGDLFGRRSVFLATMTMVVIGSGLLVLANGYVLLFVATVLVGLGTGADLPVSLATVSEAASDKSRGKLVSFSQVLWYGGILGTYIISSIVGGMGRTGGQIMFGAVGVIALLVLMFRLTIPESDKWTGARDEKRSGAKTLRSERVGIRDVFKQRIYLVPFLALLVFYTLTNLGANTGGQFGTYVAVNVVHISVQLNSLINLIGVPVGLLLALLFTRIADTRLRMPFFIGGAIFYVIAFGAPLVMGFSFATLIVMQFANAIGGAFAFEAIMKIWSQESFPTLLRSSVQGTIIAVARVAAGALALVTPSLLTIPLTMYAILTAVVFVGLLVGYLAFRKARFNAFTVEAKDLDEARAELREAGILRP from the coding sequence ATGACAACGAGTGTCGCCGAACAGAAGAAACGGCCCAACGAGTGGTGGGTGGCGGTGATCTCCGGCATGGCGTCGTACATCGACTCGGCCGCGATCGTCTCGTCGGGCACGGCGCTCGTGCTCTACCAGCAGGCGAAGACCGTCAGCGCGACCGAGATCGGCGTGCTCTCGGCGGCCCTCACCTTCAGCATCGCCATCGGCGCGCTGTCGGGCGGGCGTCTCGGCGACCTGTTCGGGCGTCGCAGCGTGTTCCTCGCGACGATGACGATGGTCGTGATCGGATCCGGGCTCCTGGTGCTCGCCAACGGCTACGTGCTGCTGTTCGTCGCGACGGTGCTCGTCGGCCTGGGCACGGGCGCCGATCTGCCCGTGTCGCTCGCGACGGTGTCGGAGGCGGCCAGCGACAAGTCGCGCGGCAAGCTCGTGTCGTTCTCGCAGGTGCTCTGGTACGGCGGAATCCTCGGCACGTACATCATCTCGTCGATCGTCGGAGGCATGGGGCGCACCGGCGGCCAGATCATGTTCGGCGCGGTCGGCGTGATCGCGCTGCTCGTGCTGATGTTCCGCCTCACGATCCCCGAGTCCGACAAGTGGACCGGCGCCCGCGACGAGAAGCGGTCAGGAGCGAAGACGCTGCGCTCCGAGCGCGTCGGAATCCGCGACGTCTTCAAGCAGCGGATCTACCTCGTGCCCTTCCTGGCGCTGCTCGTCTTCTACACGCTCACCAACCTCGGCGCGAACACCGGTGGCCAGTTCGGCACCTACGTCGCCGTGAACGTCGTGCACATCTCGGTGCAGCTGAACTCGCTGATCAACCTCATCGGCGTTCCGGTCGGGCTGCTGCTCGCGCTGCTGTTCACCCGCATCGCCGACACGCGGCTGCGGATGCCGTTCTTCATCGGCGGCGCGATCTTCTACGTGATCGCCTTCGGCGCCCCGCTCGTCATGGGCTTCTCGTTCGCCACGCTGATCGTCATGCAGTTCGCCAACGCGATCGGCGGCGCCTTCGCGTTCGAGGCGATCATGAAGATCTGGAGCCAGGAGTCGTTCCCGACGCTGCTGCGCTCGTCCGTGCAGGGCACGATCATCGCCGTGGCGCGTGTGGCCGCCGGTGCGCTCGCTCTCGTGACGCCGTCGCTGCTGACGATCCCGCTGACGATGTACGCGATCCTCACGGCCGTCGTCTTCGTCGGGCTGCTCGTCGGCTACCTGGCGTTCCGCAAGGCGCGCTTCAACGCGTTCACGGTCGAGGCGAAGGACCTCGACGAGGCGCGGGCGGAGCTGCGCGAGGCCGGCATCCTGCGGCCGTAG
- a CDS encoding MgtC/SapB family protein, producing the protein MSDPTLSALNGQGLLQIGELLLAFALSSLVGLERQLRGKPAGLRTQALVGTTSALLLLVSKYGFTDVLVTGHIVLDPSRVAAQIVSGVGFLGAGLILTRRGAVRGLTTAAAVWETAAIGMAAGAGLWLLALIVVALHFLVTYGYTALSRRVLGGQDTAVQLELAYRDGKGVLREVLASITESGWAIRQLSTGEPVDEEGTGKPLVRVTLDVSGSGDPAMLLQHMSDARGVKSVGFVAQEDLD; encoded by the coding sequence ATGTCCGACCCGACCCTCAGCGCCCTGAACGGCCAAGGCCTGCTGCAGATCGGCGAGCTCCTGCTCGCCTTCGCCCTGTCGTCGCTCGTCGGCCTCGAGCGGCAGCTGCGGGGGAAGCCGGCGGGTCTGCGCACGCAGGCTCTGGTCGGCACGACGTCGGCGCTGCTCCTGCTGGTGTCGAAGTACGGCTTCACCGACGTGCTCGTCACCGGCCACATCGTGCTCGACCCGTCGCGTGTCGCCGCCCAGATCGTGTCGGGCGTCGGGTTCCTCGGCGCCGGCCTGATTCTCACGAGGCGCGGGGCGGTGCGCGGGCTCACCACCGCCGCCGCCGTGTGGGAGACCGCCGCGATCGGCATGGCCGCAGGAGCCGGGCTGTGGCTCCTGGCGCTGATCGTGGTGGCGCTGCACTTCTTGGTCACCTACGGCTACACCGCCCTCTCACGGCGAGTGCTCGGGGGTCAGGACACCGCTGTGCAGCTGGAGCTCGCCTACCGCGACGGCAAGGGCGTGCTCCGCGAGGTGCTCGCCTCGATCACGGAGTCGGGCTGGGCGATCCGCCAGCTGTCGACCGGCGAGCCCGTCGACGAGGAGGGCACGGGCAAGCCGCTCGTGCGCGTCACGCTCGACGTGTCGGGCTCTGGCGACCCCGCGATGCTGCTGCAGCACATGAGCGACGCCCGCGGGGTGAAGTCGGTCGGCTTCGTGGCCCAGGAGGACCTCGACTGA
- a CDS encoding Dabb family protein, whose protein sequence is MTTVSLTTRNLTGTEAAEVTARDYRPGLVRHVVLFRFREGVDQAAQEQAEARFRALADAPRHDGAPYVVSIVAGPQTSPEDTDHVVDLGFIVTFASEGDRNYYVGQPVVTDPAYFCAAHDAYKAFVGPLLDDVIVFDLIDPADR, encoded by the coding sequence ATGACGACCGTCTCGCTGACCACCCGCAACTTGACCGGCACCGAGGCCGCCGAGGTGACCGCCCGCGACTACCGACCGGGGCTGGTGCGGCACGTCGTGCTGTTCCGTTTCCGCGAGGGCGTCGACCAGGCGGCGCAGGAGCAGGCGGAAGCCCGCTTCCGGGCACTCGCCGACGCGCCTCGCCACGACGGCGCCCCCTACGTCGTGTCGATCGTCGCGGGCCCGCAGACGTCGCCCGAAGACACCGACCACGTCGTCGACCTGGGCTTCATCGTGACGTTCGCGTCGGAGGGCGACCGCAATTACTACGTCGGGCAGCCCGTCGTCACCGACCCCGCCTACTTCTGCGCCGCCCACGACGCCTACAAGGCCTTCGTCGGGCCCTTGCTCGACGACGTGATCGTCTTCGACCTGATCGACCCCGCCGACCGCTGA